TTCATTcggaaacacaatgtcaactttcactgctatgcggacgacacacagctgcacatttcgatgaaacatggtgaaacccCAAAATTGtctaccctggaagcctgtgtttcagacatgaggaagtggatggcggcaaatgttttgcttttaaactcggacaaaacagagatgctagttctaggtcccaagaaacaaagagatctgctgttGGACAATAATCTTGATGATTGTACAGTTGtctcaactgacatttactcttgaggtactgacctgttgcaccctctacaaccactgtgattattatttgaccctgctggtcatctatgaatgtttgaacatcttaaagaacaatctggccttaatggccatgtactcttataatctccaccaggcaaaGTCAGAAGATGACTGGTCACCcccatagtctggttcctctccacccggcacagccagaagatgactggccaccccatagcctgggtcctctctaggttttttcctaggtttcTGCctctctagggagtttttccaagccacagtgcttctacatccacattgtttgctgtttggggttttaggctgggtttctgtatagcactttgtgacatctgctgatgtaaaaagggctttataaatacatttgattcattGGCTGATTGATTgagtgtccacatacgtttgacCATATAGtgtatttcctgagctttcttatatctcctagatataggacagacacttcgaAGCCTTATTctttataatatatttttttactgtcTTTTTTAACAttcatgaatgtgttattcaatgcctTTCTATGGGCTTGAGTAGTAAAGGCTGAATTCAATGTTTTATATAGATAATTTTTTAATACCTAAAGGAGTCCTAAAATTCAAGGTGATGTTGCCCTCCAAATGGATAACTTGAAATAACATGATATAGGTAGCTAAATAATTGAAAGAAAAACATGTTTATTTATGAGCCTGAGTATTTGTGAAATAGGCCTCATGTGAAATCATTGTCAAAAGCGCGAGAGGTACTTTTgcatgtaggtctagattatttatgGACTGATCATATAGAAATATCAAAACAGTCTTATAACAACTCCAAAGCAATTGCATGTGGCGCATGAGGAACCACGGACTCACTGCATTGTTCTATTATCAAGACATCTGCTGGTAACTCGTAACTGGTTACGAGAGATCATGTGGTCTCCTAAATATCTGTTTAACTTGGTAGGAAGAGTAGGAATAAAATGTCTCTATTCTCGGCCCTAGATAGCCACCCCTGAGTCAACCTCTATCGTAGCCTCCCCTCAGTCCTCTCATAGTGTTTCCTCTGTGGCCTGGGTGATCCTGGCATCTGCTTTTCTCCGAGCCCTGTGCCTCCAGAGCAGGACAGCCAGTGAGAGGAGCAACAGGAGCCCCAGGGCCCCTCCGATCAGCCCAGCTTTGAGGGCCACACTGCTGTCCCCAGGGGGCTCGTACATCGTACAGGACCCCTCCTGACGCTCACTGACTCCTGCATAATTCACCGCCACCACACACACCTCTGCCCCCTGCCCCATCCCCATCACAGTACCACTCCTCTGGTCTACACCAAACAGCAAGGGCTCCAGCGCACCCACCACCACCTCATAATGGGTCACGAAAGAAAAGGGTGCACACCACTGAACCACAACTCCTGAGCCGTCCATAGACAGTCTCTTCAGGTAGGGGGCCTCTGGGGCCGCATGGGGCCCACTCACCCCCGGACACAGGCAGCCGCTGGAGGATGCCAGCTGGGCACAGGGAGGCTGTAGCTCCCGGCAGGGGTCATAGTCACAGGGTTGAGGATTGGTGCCCTGTGAGGGGGCAAGTGGGGGGTGACTGGGTGGATCAGTAAACATATCGTAGTAGTCATCTGAGTGGAGCTGCAACAGGTCGTACATGTCTCCGTTTGGCCTCAGAGGCAGGGTGGCTGTGTGGTTGGTCCATGAGACGTCAGAAGGTGCGGCAAAGGAGGAGGAGCCATTAAGAAGGGCCAGTAAGAGGATTATCAGTAGAGGTGGACAATCCTTATTGGCGGACATGGTATCTGAAGATGATAGAAAATAACACTCCATTAGAGAGGGTTTGACAAAGGATCTGCTTATGAAAGGTATTCAGATGGAGACACACATTTGTATGTatatctgtacagtaccagtaaacagtttggacacacctactcattcaagggttttctttatttttaaaaatgttctacattgcagaataataatgaagacatcaaaactataaaataacacatatggaatcatgtagttaccaaaaaagtgttaaacaaatcaaaatacatttaatatttttcaaagtagccaccctttgccttgataacagctttgcacactctagccattctctcaaccagcttcacatggaatgcttttccaacagtattgaaggagttcccacatacagttgaagtcggaagtttacatacaccttagccaaacacatttaaactctgtttttcacaattcccgacatttaatcctagtaaaaattccctgtcttaagtcagttaggatcatcacttcattttaagaatgtgaaatgtcagaataatagcagagactgatttctttcagcttttatttctttcatcacattcccagtgggtcagaagtttacatacactcaattagtatttggtagaattacCTTTAAAAtatttaacttgtgtcaaacgtttctggtagccatccacaagcttcccacaataagttgggtgaattttggccctttcctcctgatagtgctggtgtaactgagtcaggtttgtaggcctgactcagggctttgtgatggccactcaaatatcttgactttgttgtccttaagccattttccacaactttggaagtatgcttgggttcattgtccatttggaacactcctttgcgaccaagctttaacttcctgactgatgtcttgagatgttgcttcaatataattgacataattttcctccatcatgatgccatctattttgtgaagtgcatcagtccctcctgcagcaaagcacccccacaacatgatgctgccacccccgtgcttcacggttgggatggtgttctttggcttgcaagcctccccatttttcctccaaacataatgatggtcattatggccaaacagttctatttttgtttcaacagaccagaggacatttctcaaatatacgatctttgtccccatgtacaatTGCAaacccgtagtctggctttttatggcggttctggagcagtggcttcttccttgctgagcggcctttcaggttatgtcgatgtaggactcgttttactgtggctattgatacttttgtacctgtttcctccagcatcttcacaaggtcctttgctgttgttctgggattgatttgcacttttcgcaccaaagtacgttcatctttaggagacagaacacgtctacttcctgagcagtatgacggctccgtggtcccatggtgtttatacttgcgtataaatgctcatgtttcttggcccaagcaagtctcttcttcttactggtgtcctttagcagtggtttctttgcagcaattcgaccacgaaggcctgattcacatagtctcctctaaacagttgatgttgagacgtgtctgtttacttgaactctgtgaagcatttattcgtGCTGCAAtttctggtaactctaatgaatatgttctctgctgcagaggtaactctgggtctttcagTTTCGTCATAGAGCTTTAttttttttgtgactgcacttaaagaaactttcaaagttcttaacattttccggattgactgactttcatctCTTAAAGTAATGAGAGACAGTCGTTTCTCTGTTCTTgcaaaatatggacttggtctttcttTCAAACAGGGCTctgttctgtataccaccccataccttgacacaacacaactgattggctcaaatgcattaagaaggaaagaaattccacaaaatgtacttttaacaaggcacacctgttaattgaaatacattccaggtgactacctcatgaagctggttgagagctgtaatcaaggcaaagggtgactactttggataatctcaaatctaaaatatattttgatttgtttaacactttctgggttactacatgattccatatgtgttatttcatagttttgatgccttcactattattctacaatgtagaaaatagtaaaaaatgaagaaaaatcccatgaatgagtaggtgtccagaCTTTTGTCTGGTTCTGTATATATTCCAAATGTGTTGTTATTCTTACATTTGTGAATAATGCTTGATTTCATGTGCTGTATGGGATATCGCACGTGATAATTTTTTCCCCTCAACCCTTTTTATAAATCAGACCAGCGTAGATTCACACAGGGCGGttggtagcctagcagttaagagagTTGGGCAAGTTACCAAAAGGtagctggttcgaatccccaagccggCAAGTTGcaaaatctgtctgtgcccttgagcaaggcacttaaccctaattcttCTAGATAAGATTGTCTGCTACAATGTGGAAGTGGTTACTGGCACCACCATCATTTGGGATTTAAAATGCTAATCTGAAACCCAAAGCTttgtaatgtaaaaaaaacagaCCCAATCCCACAATGAATCCCCAGCCTCCATGAATGTAGAAATTGTAACATCAAGTTTTATGTTATTCATGATGCTTTAGTTTAATATTCATCATACAGTATGACCATACTGTACAAAAGTTCTGCACACACAGTTACCCTTTTATGTTGAACATTTTGGGAATATTAAGAAGCACTGAGGAATACATCTGCACAGTGGGTTCGAGCCAGGCTTTTACACATCTAGCACACAGAACAGCCCTGTCAGCTGCTCCCACTTACAGCAGAGCTGCCAGTGCAATCTCCCCATGATTCTATACAAATATATCTACCTGACAGATTCCCTAAATAAACAAGTATGGATTAATAAACATACTAATCTAACAGCAAGCAGCACACACCAAACAACCATAGGTATGGTTCAGTAGAACTACACTAACAGTGAGAGCGAGACAACCcgacccaacccaacccaactgTATGCCAGTAGTTACAGAGTTAGATGTGTGTCAATAGACTTCAAAACATTGTAGAAATGTTTTCTTTAGTAATTCACATAGAATAAGGACTAGACAATAATTGTAGATTGATTCATATTCATAAAAATATCAATTCACCTGATTTTTCGATAGTCCTTTATTGCTTTCGAAAATCTTGCCACCAATGTTTcttcgctctctttctgtccattcactctctccccctctctctggccctcgtTTTATACATTCTTCCTAACTCCACAACAATCACCTCCTTCttttctccctcccccatccaccCTTCCCTGCTTTCTCTACCCCCCTCGCTATTATCCCTCTCTTCCCgctgcacctctctctctgttccatggGGGTTTggcaatatgtgtgtgtgtgtgtgtgtgtgtgcctctcgcTTGCTGCCCCTGTATGTGAGGTAACTGCCAGATTAACTCCTATTACATTCCATTGGCATGTGCAGTTTTTTTTCAGAGCAGTCCCTGTTCATTAATAGTGCTCTTTCTGCCTGTCAGGGCTGGAGCACAGTGAATGGTTGGGGGTGATTCTGTCTGCTGCCCAGGGTGATTCACACACATCTCTCACCCTCAGACACGCGTCAGTGCTACCGAACCCTTCCCCTCAGTGGTtcacctctccttctcacccTTTACTGGCTGTATGACTGTCCCAAACACTGGCTGGTTAAGAATGTGTTCAGGATTTGAACGAGGTCAGATCACCAAATAACTTGACTGGACTCGCCCACCTGCTGCTCTGAAATCAAAGCTCAACAGAATAGAATACTTACTTATTTCCGCTGAGGAGATAGGCTGAGCTTAACTGTCAAAAGAAAGCAACACTTTGAAACAGTTGCACAAGCTGGACCAAGAGAAGGATTAAGGTAGAATAGCCAATCAGGTTGAGTGTATTGTTTTCTTCTATATTTTGGCATTGTTCTATAAAAAACACAAAACCAAAATGTTAACTAATGCCCCTATACACTCTTACAAGTAAAGGTGTCAAGAAGAACTGGGAGTTTAAAGTGTAAAGTTTACTTACAAGTGTAAGTAAAATCGAATGCAGATAAGttagaaattgtgctactaatgcacatgaCTGCACAAACATGTCTTGTAAAAAGGAAATATGTTTCTGTTTGGTtagcttttggaaattgtagaaataaaacattttccttcttcagaagttccagctaTGCAGGCTGACGTTAGTTAGCTAATTcatttgctagctatcatacagtaggagTATATTAATAATTATAAGTAGACACACGTATAATTGACTGAAgcgcatataaagcacccactGTGGCTGAAACACAATCATCGCGGGATGAACGAGTGACGAATTTCCGTCCAAGGGGGAAAAACTGTATGTTTCTAACATTTATGGTTGAGATTGAATTAATATAAATATAAACGGTGCATATTATGACTTTCATTAACATGTGACGCAGGCATCTCGCAGACGTTAGTATCATGCCATGTCAGTCAGACACGTAACGCAGGAGTCACGCAGACGTTAGTATCATGTCATGTCAGTCAGACACGTAACGCAGGAGTCACGCAGACGTTAGTATCATGTCATGTCAGTCAGACACATAACGCAGGAGTCACGCAGACGTTAGTATCATGTCATGTCAGTCAGACACGTCAGGAGTCTCGCAGACGTTAGTATCATGCCATGTCAGTCAGACACGTAACGCAGGAGTCACGCAGACGTTAGTATCATGTCATGTCAGTCAGACACGTAACGCAGGAGTCACGCAGACGTTAGTATCATGTCATGTCAGTCAGACACGTAACGCAGGAGTCACGCAGACGTTAGTATCATGTCATGTCAGTCAGACACGTAACGCAGGAGTCACGCAGACGTTAGTATCATGTCATGTCAGTCAGACACGTAACGCAGGAGTCACGCAGACGTTAGTATCATGTCATGTCAGTCAGACACGTAACGCAGGAGTCACGCAGACGTTAGTATCATGCCATGTCAAGTGGTATGGTTGCCTAGGCTTATATATGTCTCTTATCACCGTTCTGCCTTGCCCTGCATGTTCTAGTCAGACGTCATGATAagtcatcagaagtgtccacttcaTTTGAGGGGATAGGGTGTCTTTTTAAGTGTTTGAACCGCACCCATAGACTGACccagtgaatccaggtgaagctatgatcccttattgacgtcacTTATACAAGCTTTATATGTCTGAACTCAGAATCAAATATGCTTCCTAAAATAACATGTGGGAGaacgtttattttgattggcCATTTTCTGTATTTGTCAGAgtgcctgatttcagatgtgtgcATGTAAACAGTATTATAAAGGAAATcgttcttgcaaagcatgtaaatgttttaatcaaactattatattaatctgagTACCCAGAGTAATCACATTATTGTGTACATGTAACCGtactcagtgtagatgaaggggacgcgacaggttaaagaaggatattTAATCCTTGagatgccaggcgcactggtctgtgtcaagaactgcaacgcttctgggtttttcatgctcaacagtttcccttgtatatcaagaatggtccaccacacaaaggacatccagccaacttgacacaactgtggaaagcattggagtcaacattggccagcatccctgtggaatgtttttGAGTAGAGTCCGTgacctgacaaattgaggctgtccCAAGGGCAAAAGGGGCGGGGAACTGAATATTAGGAAGGAGTTCCTTATGTTGGATTTATTCAGTGTAATATTAATATTGTTGATTACAAATAGTAGATAGTAACTTTTCAAACTTTGTAAGTTGCATAGGCTCTTGGGGAACTCCTACACCTCAGTAAGCCTCATTGAAGCTACAAAAATGTCAGCTTTTAACCTTAACATGACAATAGAaatgaacaggaatgacatttactctaaTGGGAAGccaaaaaatatacatttaaaaGCCACGCCTCCAGTCCAGGGTTCCTACAGGAACCCTTTGCTACATAGAAACATGAAATGTTCCTCCAAGAACCCCACGACTCACCAAAGATGCAGCTGTGAACATTTTACGAGTGATGGTTCCTTGAGGATATCCAGGGTTCCTCGAGTCACCACTCATTCTAAGAATGTAGGGCTGAGATTGCAGAGCCAAATGAAAGTGGTTTTGTAAGAATTGCGATGTGAAAATAGGTAACTGGTGAAAATGGAATTTCCGTGAGACTATGAAGGATTAAGCGCTTTACAATGGTTACAGTTGATCCCAGTTCTCTCATGCCCTCTTCCTCGGTCCTTTGGTGCCTGCAATGTCTAGAGACACTGTTCTACTCAGCAACTGGAAACAAAAACATCAGTTAGTTAGAgtcagaaagtgttcatacccctCGATctattccacattttattgtgttacagcctgtattcaaaatggattaaatcgatttttctctctcacacaataccccataatgacaaagtgaaaacatgtttttagaaatgtctgcatatttattgaaaatgatatacagtaatatctcatttacataaatattcacactttgtagagtcaatactttgtagaagcaactttggcagggattaaagctgtgagtctttttgggtaagtctctcagagatttccacacctggattgtgccattattattattttcagaattcttcaagctctgtcaaattggtttttgatcattgctagacaaccattttcaggtcttgtcatagattttcaagtagatttaagtcaaaaccgtAACTTGGTCATTCAGAAATATTCACTGTCTTCGTGGTAAAcagctccagtgtagatttggccatgtgttttaggttattgtcctgctgaaaggtgaattcatctcccagtgtctggtggaaagcaaactgtaccaggttttcctctaggattttgcctgtgcttagctctattccgtttatttttttatcctgaaaaactccccagtccttaatgattacatgCATACTGCTAAGATAATGCAGCCACAATTATGCTTGACAATATGGAGAGTGGATCTCGGTAATACTGTGTGTTGGATTGGATTTGCACCAAACAAAGCACATAGTactcaggacataaagttaatttctttcccgcattttttgcagtattactttagtgccttgatgcaaacaggatgcatgttttggaatattttttattctgtacagccttccttcttttcactctgtaatttaatttggtattgtggagtaactacaatgttgttgatccatcctcagttttctcctatcacagccattaaactgtaactgttttaaagtcaccattggcctcatggtgaaatctctgagcggttttcttcctctccagcaactgagttaggaaggacgcctgtatctttgtagtgactgggtgtattgatacaccatccaaagtgtaagtTACCCATCTACCCTTCtgtggaaaacctccctggtctttgtggttgaatatgtgtttgaaTTTCACTACTCGGCTGAGCTCAATTacagatcaatcaatcaaatgtatttataaagccctttttacatcagcagatgtcacaatgtTCTGTACAgaaagataattgtatgtgtagggtatagagatgaggtattcattcaaaatcatgttaaccactattatttcACACAAAGTCGATGCAacttgatacagttgaagtcggaagtttacatacacgtttttcaaccactccacaaatttcttgttaacaaactatagttttggtaagtcggttaggacatctactttgtacatgacacaagtaattttcccaacaattgtttacagacagattatttcacttataattcactgtatcacaattccagtgggtcagaagtttacatgcactaagttgacagtgcctttaaacagcttggaaaattccagaaaattatgtcatggctttagaagcttataattggaggtttacctgtggatgtatttcaaggactaccttcaaacacagtgcctctttgcttgacatcatgggaaaatctaaataaatcagccaagaccttagaatttatttttagacctccacaagtctggttcctccttgggatcaatttccaaatgcctgaaggtaccacgttcatctgtacaaacaataatacgcaagtataaacaccatgggacaacgcagtcgtcataccgctcaggaaagagacgcattctgtctcctagagatgaacgtactttggtgctaaaagtgcaaagcaataccagaacaacagcaaaggaccttgtgaagatgctggaggaaacaggtacaaaagtatttatttccacagtaaaacgattcCTATATTGCCATAACCTGAAAgtctgctcagcaaggaagaatccactgctccaaaaccgccataaaaaaagccagactacggtttgcaactgcacatggggacaaaggttgtactttttggagaaatgtcctctggtctgatgaaacaaaaaatagaactgtttggccataatgaccatcattctgtttggaggaaaaagggggaggcttgcaagccgaagaacaccatcccaaccgtaaacatgggggtggcagcatcatgttgtgggggtgctttgctgcaggagggactggtgcacttcacaaaatagatggcatcatgatgtaggaaaattatgtcaattatattgaagcaacatctcaagacatcagtcaggaagttaaagcttggttgcaaatgggtcttccaactggacaatgaccccaagcatacttccaaagttgtggcaaaatggcttaaggacaacaaagtcaatctattggagtggccatcacaaggccctgaactgtatcacggaggcgctccgcactgctaaagctaactctctctcctctgctctcatccttctagacctatcggctgccttcgatactgtgaaccatcagatcctcctctccaccctctccgagttgggcatctccggcgcggcccacgcttggattgcgtcctacctgacaggtcgctcctacctggtggcgtggcgagaatctgtctcctcaccacgcgctctcaccactggtgtcccccagggctctgttctaggccctctcctattctcgctttacaccaagtcacttggctctgtcataacctcacatggtctctcctatcattgctatgcagacgacacacaattaatcttctcctttcccccttctgatgaccaggtggcgaatcgcatctctgcatgtctggcacccaaacaagggcactgtgttcatccacctctggcctgctcgcctccctaccactgtggaagtacagttcccgctcagcccagtcaaaactgttcgctgctctggccccccaatggtggaacaaactccctcacgacgccaggacagcggagtcaatcaccaccttccggagacacctgaaaccccacctctttaaggaatacctaggataggataaagtaatccttctcacccccccccccttaaaagatttagatgcactattgtaaagtggctgttccactggatgtcataaggtgaatgcaccaatttgtaagtcgctctggataagagcgtctgctaaatgacttaaatgtaatgtaaatgtaactcaaTCCTaaagaaaaagtgtgtgtgagaaaggaggcctacaaacctgactcagttacaccagctatgtcaggaggaatgggccaaacttgttgtggaaggctacccgaaacatttgacccaagttaaacaatttaaaagcaatgctaccaaatactaattgagtgtatgtaaacttctgacccactgggaatgtgatgaaataaataaatcattctctctactatgattctgacatttcacattcttaaaataaagtggtgatcctaactgacctaagacagggaatttttactaggattaaatgtcaggaattttgaaaaacagagtttaaatgtgtttggctaaggtgtatataaacttccgacttcaactgtatgtgacttGTTcggcacatttttactcctgagctcatttaggcttgccataacaaagtggttgaatactcaagatatttcatctttattttgtAATTACTTTGTCAAAACTTTGAAAAACATAATTTTACTTTGACATtatatggtattgtgtgtaggccagagacaaaaaatctcaaaaaaatctaaatgtaattcaggctttaacacaacaaatgtggaaaaagtaatgaCGTGAATTCTTTCTAAAGGCTCTGTAAATGACACAAATGTGGATTCCAAAGTTCAACCTCAATATTAACACGTCATTATGCTCTGAGATCAACACACCAGTGTTCTACATGAATAGGCCTACACTTTCTGAAGGGTTGAGAGGTGGATTTTGTTTCTGAAGCATACATTGGCACGTTAGCAGTCATGTCAAGACGGTCAGTGCCAGCTTCCACCACTCCCTGCCTCAGTTTTATAACACTATGCTCTTTGCTctcatccttccttcctctctctgctcatctgctCCCAGGGCCGGTTTCAGGCATACGCGGCATAAGTGGTCACTTAGGGGCCTCAGGCACTAGGGGGCCCCACTAGGGGCCCTCTTTTTCTTttaggaactctgtcagagtctTAGCTTACTGAATACACAAGCTGCAAGTTCGAAATGTTGTGCATCTTATGTTAGTCACTAACAGTCACTctattagccatgtcagctaacaatgtTTTGATTTGCCAGTTAGTCTAGCCAGCCTACTAAATGTGTAGTAATCATGGTTGATTACTGACTGGGCATGCAGGTCACATTCCCAGGGGCTCTGACCTCCAGGGGGGCATTGATTTTTGTTAGTCACTTTAACTCAGATATccttaacatggcataagtcatggaaaatgggtagaattgcaggaaattagctgtaaaacggACATTTCCCTttttgccccatggcaaaattagtagaattacagtacctgacatgTTTTATAACATTTCAAAATTCTCTCTACTCACCaggaaaatgtgtagaactgcagaaaacatgctttaaaacggcaacattttctttataccccatggcaaaatatgtagaattgcaggaaattaactttaaaacttcaaatgttctctctgctgtcaAGAGGGGggcactaaaatgttttgcccaaaaggctagggccggcc
The Oncorhynchus keta strain PuntledgeMale-10-30-2019 chromosome 11, Oket_V2, whole genome shotgun sequence genome window above contains:
- the LOC118390398 gene encoding LRRN4 C-terminal-like protein, which translates into the protein MSANKDCPPLLIILLLALLNGSSSFAAPSDVSWTNHTATLPLRPNGDMYDLLQLHSDDYYDMFTDPPSHPPLAPSQGTNPQPCDYDPCRELQPPCAQLASSSGCLCPGVSGPHAAPEAPYLKRLSMDGSGVVVQWCAPFSFVTHYEVVVGALEPLLFGVDQRSGTVMGMGQGAEVCVVAVNYAGVSERQEGSCTMYEPPGDSSVALKAGLIGGALGLLLLLSLAVLLWRHRARRKADARITQATEETL